A section of the Mycolicibacterium anyangense genome encodes:
- a CDS encoding DUF6941 family protein, translating into MRAIVLLAHSGHLDQNGTVHALGLGWTTSPTPTAQHVLIVFVEVQWSELGRSFPIRAELVDSDGARVAHTEENTIKARRHPVHPAGTPVTIPFIATIPPLNLTVGERYQWRVSIADEMHEDWLAGFTVTQ; encoded by the coding sequence ATGAGAGCCATCGTGCTGCTGGCCCACAGCGGTCATCTCGACCAGAACGGAACGGTCCACGCGCTGGGGCTGGGCTGGACCACCAGTCCGACGCCCACCGCGCAGCACGTCCTGATCGTGTTCGTCGAGGTGCAGTGGTCGGAGTTGGGCCGGTCGTTCCCGATCCGTGCCGAACTCGTCGACAGCGACGGGGCGCGGGTAGCCCACACCGAGGAGAACACCATCAAGGCGCGCCGCCACCCGGTACACCCGGCGGGCACCCCGGTCACCATTCCGTTCATCGCGACCATCCCGCCGCTGAACCTCACGGTGGGCGAACGCTACCAGTGGCGGGTCTCGATCGCCGACGAGATGCACGAGGACTGGCTGGCCGGGTTCACGGTCACCCAGTGA